The Streptococcus mitis genome has a segment encoding these proteins:
- the tsf gene encoding translation elongation factor Ts, which yields MAEITAKLVKELREKSGAGVMDAKKALVETDGDIEKAIELLREKGMAKAAKKADRVAAEGLTGVYVNGNVAAVIEVNAETDFVAKNAQFVELVNTTAKVIAEGKPSNNEEALALTMPSGETLEAAYVSATATIGEKISFRRFALLEKTDAQHFGAYQHNGGRIGVISVIEGGDEALAKQLSMHIAAMKPTVLSYKELDDQFVKDELAQLNHVIDQDNESRAMVNKPALPHLKYGSKSQLTDEVIAQAEADIKAELAAEGKPEKIWDKIIPGKMDRFMLDNTKVDQAYTLLAQVYIMDDSKTVEVYLESVNASVVEFARFEVGEGIEKAANDFEAEVAATMAAALNN from the coding sequence ATGGCAGAAATTACAGCTAAACTTGTAAAAGAGTTGCGTGAAAAATCTGGTGCCGGAGTTATGGACGCTAAAAAAGCGCTTGTAGAAACAGACGGTGACATCGAAAAAGCGATTGAATTGCTTCGTGAAAAAGGTATGGCTAAGGCAGCTAAGAAGGCTGACCGTGTTGCTGCAGAAGGTTTGACTGGTGTTTACGTTAACGGTAATGTTGCAGCAGTTATTGAAGTAAACGCTGAAACTGACTTCGTTGCGAAAAACGCTCAATTCGTTGAATTGGTAAATACTACAGCTAAAGTTATTGCTGAAGGAAAACCTTCTAATAATGAAGAAGCACTTGCTTTGACAATGCCTTCAGGTGAAACTCTTGAAGCTGCATACGTATCTGCAACAGCAACTATCGGAGAAAAAATCTCATTCCGTCGCTTTGCTTTACTTGAAAAAACAGATGCACAACACTTTGGAGCATACCAACACAATGGTGGACGTATCGGTGTTATCTCTGTTATTGAAGGTGGAGATGAAGCACTTGCTAAACAATTGTCAATGCACATCGCAGCGATGAAACCAACAGTTCTTTCTTATAAAGAATTGGATGATCAATTCGTTAAAGATGAGTTGGCACAATTGAACCACGTTATCGACCAAGACAACGAAAGCCGTGCAATGGTTAATAAACCAGCTCTTCCACACTTGAAGTATGGATCAAAATCTCAATTGACTGATGAAGTGATTGCTCAAGCTGAAGCTGACATCAAAGCTGAGTTGGCTGCAGAAGGTAAACCAGAAAAAATCTGGGACAAAATCATCCCAGGTAAAATGGATCGCTTCATGCTTGACAACACTAAAGTTGACCAAGCTTACACACTTCTTGCACAAGTATACATCATGGATGACAGCAAGACAGTTGAAGTATATCTTGAATCAGTTAACGCTTCAGTAGTTGAGTTCGCTCGCTTTGAAGTTGGTGAAGGTATCGAAAAAGCTGCAAATGACTTCGAAGCTGAAGTTGCAGCTACAATGGCAGCAGCCTTGAATAACTAA
- the rpsB gene encoding 30S ribosomal protein S2 translates to MAVISMKQLLEAGVHFGHQTRRWNPKMAKYIFTERNGIHVIDLQQTVKYADQAYDFMRDAAANDAVVLFVGTKKQAADAVAEEAVRSGQYFINHRWLGGTLTNWGTIQKRIARLKEIKRMEEDGTFEVLPKKEVALLNKQRARLEKFLGGIEDMPRIPDVMYVVDPHKEQIAVKEAKKLGIPVVAMVDTNTDPDDIDVIIPANDDAIRAVKLITAKLADAIIEGRQGEDAVAVEAEFAASEAQADSIEEIVEVVEGDNA, encoded by the coding sequence ATGGCAGTAATTTCAATGAAACAACTTCTTGAGGCTGGTGTACACTTTGGTCACCAAACTCGTCGCTGGAACCCTAAGATGGCTAAGTACATCTTCACTGAGCGTAACGGAATCCACGTTATCGACTTGCAACAAACTGTAAAATACGCTGACCAAGCTTACGATTTCATGCGTGATGCAGCAGCTAACGATGCAGTTGTATTGTTCGTTGGTACTAAGAAACAAGCAGCTGATGCAGTTGCTGAAGAAGCAGTACGTTCAGGTCAATACTTCATCAACCACCGTTGGTTGGGTGGAACTCTTACAAACTGGGGAACAATCCAAAAACGTATCGCTCGTTTGAAAGAAATCAAACGTATGGAAGAAGATGGAACTTTTGAAGTTCTTCCTAAGAAAGAAGTTGCACTTCTTAATAAACAACGTGCACGTCTTGAAAAATTCTTGGGTGGTATCGAAGATATGCCTCGTATCCCAGATGTTATGTACGTAGTTGACCCACATAAAGAGCAAATCGCTGTTAAAGAAGCTAAGAAATTGGGAATCCCAGTTGTAGCGATGGTTGACACAAATACTGATCCAGATGATATCGATGTAATCATCCCAGCTAACGATGACGCTATCCGCGCTGTTAAATTGATCACAGCTAAATTGGCTGACGCTATCATCGAAGGACGTCAAGGTGAAGATGCAGTAGCAGTTGAAGCAGAATTTGCAGCTTCAGAAGCTCAAGCAGATTCAATCGAAGAAATCGTTGAAGTTGTAGAAGGCGACAACGCTTAA
- the pcsB gene encoding peptidoglycan hydrolase PcsB, whose protein sequence is MKKKILASLLLSTVMVSQAAVLTTAHAETTDEKIAAQDNKISNLTAQQQEAQKQVDQIQTQVSTIQTEQSNLQTENERLQAESKKLEGEITELSKNIVARNDSLEKQARSAQTNGAATSYINTIVNSKSITEAISRVAAMSEIVSANNKMLEQQKADKKSIAEKQVANNEAINTVIANQQTLADDAQALTTKQAELKVAELNLAAEKATAEDEKASLLDQKAAAEAEAKAAAEAEAAYKAKQASQQQTVVDSGNTTFTAQVQAVFSSSESSSSSASTESTSYTPAPVTHRPTYSTNASSYPTGECTWGAKTLAPWAGDYWGNGAQWATSAAAAGFRTGSTPQVGAIACWNDGGYGHVAVVTAVSSSTSIQVSESNYGGNRTIGNKRGWFNPTTTSEGFVTYIYPN, encoded by the coding sequence ATGAAGAAAAAAATCTTAGCGTCACTTTTACTAAGTACAGTGATGGTTTCTCAAGCAGCTGTTTTAACAACTGCGCATGCAGAGACTACTGATGAAAAAATTGCTGCTCAAGATAATAAAATTAGTAACTTAACAGCACAACAACAAGAAGCTCAAAAACAAGTAGATCAAATCCAAACACAAGTTTCAACAATTCAAACAGAACAGTCTAATCTGCAAACAGAAAATGAAAGATTACAGGCAGAATCTAAAAAGCTTGAAGGAGAGATTACTGAGCTTTCTAAGAATATTGTTGCTCGTAATGATTCGTTGGAAAAGCAAGCTCGTAGTGCTCAAACAAATGGGGCGGCGACTAGCTACATTAACACAATTGTAAACTCAAAATCAATTACTGAAGCTATTTCACGTGTTGCAGCTATGAGTGAGATTGTATCAGCTAACAATAAAATGTTAGAACAACAAAAGGCTGATAAAAAGTCAATTGCTGAAAAGCAAGTTGCTAATAATGAAGCTATCAACACAGTAATCGCTAATCAACAAACACTTGCTGACGATGCACAAGCGTTGACAACTAAACAAGCAGAGTTGAAAGTTGCTGAGTTAAACCTTGCTGCTGAGAAAGCTACCGCTGAGGATGAAAAAGCAAGTTTACTTGATCAAAAAGCGGCGGCAGAAGCAGAAGCCAAAGCAGCAGCAGAAGCAGAAGCAGCTTATAAAGCTAAACAAGCAAGTCAACAACAAACGGTTGTTGATTCTGGGAATACAACTTTCACAGCACAAGTTCAAGCAGTATTTAGTTCGTCTGAATCATCTTCAAGCAGTGCTTCAACAGAATCAACAAGCTATACTCCTGCGCCAGTGACACATCGTCCAACATATAGTACAAATGCTTCAAGTTATCCAACAGGAGAGTGTACATGGGGTGCTAAGACATTGGCACCTTGGGCTGGAGACTACTGGGGTAATGGAGCACAGTGGGCTACAAGTGCAGCAGCTGCAGGATTCCGTACAGGATCTACACCTCAAGTTGGTGCGATTGCATGTTGGAATGATGGTGGATATGGACACGTAGCCGTGGTTACAGCTGTTTCATCATCAACAAGTATCCAAGTATCTGAATCAAACTATGGTGGAAACCGTACAATCGGAAATAAACGTGGATGGTTCAATCCTACTACAACTTCAGAAGGTTTTGTAACATATATCTATCCAAACTAA
- the mreD gene encoding rod shape-determining protein MreD — MRQLKRVGVFLLLPFFVLIDAHISQLLGSLFPHVQLASHFLFLFLLFETIEVSEYLYLAYCFVVGLVYDIYFFHLIGIATLLFVLLGVFLHKFNSVILLNRWTRMLAIIVITFLFEMGAYILALMVGLTVDSMSLFIVYSLVPSMILNFVWIVIFQFIFEKYYL; from the coding sequence ATGAGACAGTTGAAGCGGGTTGGAGTATTTTTATTGCTTCCTTTCTTTGTTCTAATTGATGCCCATATTAGCCAGCTTTTGGGCTCATTATTTCCCCATGTACAGTTAGCTAGTCATTTTCTATTTTTGTTTCTCTTATTTGAGACGATTGAAGTATCAGAGTATCTCTATTTAGCCTATTGTTTTGTGGTGGGTTTAGTTTATGACATTTACTTTTTCCACTTGATAGGGATTGCGACTCTGTTGTTCGTCTTGTTGGGAGTATTTCTCCATAAATTTAATAGCGTTATTTTATTGAATCGTTGGACGAGAATGTTGGCAATTATTGTCATAACTTTTCTATTTGAGATGGGGGCATATATACTTGCATTAATGGTAGGTTTAACTGTGGATAGTATGTCTTTGTTTATAGTCTATAGTTTAGTTCCATCAATGATTTTGAATTTTGTCTGGATAGTCATTTTCCAGTTTATTTTTGAAAAATATTATCTATGA
- the mreC gene encoding rod shape-determining protein MreC codes for MNRFKKSKYVIIVFVTVLLVSALLATTYSSTIVTKLGDGISLVDRVVQKPFQWFDSVKSDLAHLTRTYNENESLKKQIYQLEVKSNEVESLKTENEQLRQLLDMKSKLQATKTLAADVIMRSPVSWKQELTLDAGKSKGASENMLAIANGGLIGSVSKVEENSTMVNLLTNTENADKISVKIQHGSTTIYGIIVGYDKENEVLKISQLNSSSDISAGDKVTTGGLGNFNVVDIPVGEVVATTHSTDYLTREVTVKLSADTHNVSVIELVGNS; via the coding sequence ATGAATCGTTTTAAAAAATCAAAATATGTCATTATTGTTTTTGTCACTGTTCTGCTTGTGTCAGCTCTCTTAGCGACGACTTATTCAAGTACAATTGTGACAAAATTAGGAGATGGAATCTCATTGGTTGATAGGGTTGTACAAAAACCTTTTCAGTGGTTTGATTCTGTCAAATCAGATTTGGCTCATTTGACACGAACTTATAATGAAAATGAAAGTTTGAAGAAACAGATTTACCAATTAGAAGTTAAATCGAATGAGGTGGAAAGTTTAAAGACGGAGAATGAACAACTGCGTCAATTGCTTGATATGAAGTCCAAGTTGCAAGCTACAAAGACTTTAGCAGCAGATGTTATTATGCGTTCTCCGGTATCTTGGAAGCAGGAGTTAACCCTAGATGCAGGCAAATCAAAAGGGGCTTCTGAAAACATGTTAGCCATTGCAAATGGTGGTTTGATTGGGAGTGTTTCAAAAGTAGAGGAGAACTCTACTATGGTCAACCTTCTGACAAATACGGAAAATGCTGATAAGATTTCTGTTAAAATTCAACATGGTTCTACTACAATTTATGGAATTATTGTTGGCTATGACAAGGAAAATGAAGTTCTCAAAATTAGTCAATTAAATAGTAGTAGCGATATTAGTGCAGGAGATAAGGTGACCACTGGTGGATTGGGAAATTTTAACGTTGTTGATATTCCTGTTGGTGAAGTGGTTGCTACAACGCATAGTACGGACTACTTGACACGAGAAGTAACTGTTAAATTGAGTGCAGATACTCATAATGTGAGTGTGATAGAATTAGTGGGGAATTCATAA